The Styela clava chromosome 2, kaStyClav1.hap1.2, whole genome shotgun sequence genome contains a region encoding:
- the LOC120335698 gene encoding axin interactor, dorsalization-associated protein-like produces MSKSEIEKLVGTWNQKFQQATDFDSWGQLVEAADEYSRLARMMKAATAVDQKTFDEDKSKIIRKVASCLEIRAKSLQMMKSPPDIDLAEIKKLLEVMKNLLKSKKPEIPEEINRQMKGLRLVTTPSPEPVSTNPEEESVTQLATSSFNSLLPRLIADQNETLVTVRIEKIGLKDASSHIDPFFVVSCKDIAGVDLCQSQKTPTAAKRDDTFLYFGIDVEIQICIEKMSRNSAIFFEMKHYKPNKRMTSLKCFAFMEQDELKPGPCVIELYKKPVDYRRKKLALLTSKPLYLHLNLTLHTG; encoded by the exons atgtcaaaatctgaaattgaaaaactgGTTGGCACTTGgaatcaaaaatttcaacaagCAACAGATTTTGATTCCTGGGGACAACTAGTGGAAGCAGCGGATGAATATTCAAG ATTGGCACGAATGATGAAAGCTGCAACAGCAGTTGATCAAAAAACATTTGATGAAGATAAATCT AAAATAATAAGAAAAGTTGCTTCATGCTTGGAAATTCGAGCAAAATCATTGCAAATGATGAAATCACCTCCAGATATTGATTTAGCAGAAATTAAGAAATTGTTAGAAG taatgaaaaatttgcTGAAGAGTAAGAAACCAGAAATACCAGAGGAAATAAATCGTCAGATGAAAGGTCTAAG ATTAGTAACCACACCATCACCTGAACCTGTGTCAACAAATCCAGAAGAAGAATCAGTAACGCAACTCGCAACATCCTCAT TCAATTCACTTCTTCCAAGATTAATTGCTGATCAAAATGAAACACTAGTGACGGTTCGGATTGAAAAAATTGGTTTGAAAGATGCTTCAAGTCATATCGATCCCTTCTTTGTCGTATCTTGTAAAG ATATTGCAGGTGTTGATTTATGTCAATCACAAAAGACACCCACAGCTGCAAAAAGAGACGATACATTCCTATATTTTGGCATTGATGTTGAAATACAAATTTGCATTGAAAAAATGTCTAGAA ATTCTGCAATCTTTTTTGAAATGAAGCATTACAAGCCAAACAAGCGGATGACAAGTTTGAAGTGTTTTGCTTTCATGGAACAAGATGAATTGAAACCTGGTCCTTGTGTCATTGAATT aTACAAGAAGCCGGTAGATTATAGAAGAAAAAAACTTGCGCTTCTTACATCAAAACCCCTCTATCTTCATCTCAATTTAACTCTTCACACTGGCTAA